A portion of the Lolium rigidum isolate FL_2022 chromosome 1, APGP_CSIRO_Lrig_0.1, whole genome shotgun sequence genome contains these proteins:
- the LOC124685012 gene encoding uncharacterized protein LOC124685012 isoform X1, producing the protein MEMLFSSLFCDSASSENFSGHPDVERCPFLRNINGATTFSFSSALPVAARGGKGPIFEDGPGFESAFKLFHGQDGIVPLSGRSYVHDENRIETTNAKPEPALPFNPLAARAATISLSGFGPFGFNFFNGKGKKQNKKPNNLDQSQKKPSKPDQNSMKQKGGNPPSHESLSDEWLENGQCPLARSYRAMSGVLPLVAKALQPPAGMKLKCPPAIVAARAALARTTLVKSLRPQPLPSKMVAIALLGMAANVPLGVWREHTKKFSPQWFAAVHAAVPFIAMLRKSVNMPRTAMVFTIAASILGQTIGSRAERIRLKTLAAKSTTDLAATNAAMYPNKNCGCSDSEGKAWDPLALKMPGSVSGSAPAPSPSLCF; encoded by the exons ATGGAAATGCTCTTCAGCAGCCTCTTCTGTGATTCCGCATCGTCGGAGAACTTTTCTGGTCATCCGGATGTTGAGAGATGCCCATTCCTGAGGAACATCAATGGAGCTACAACCTTCTCATTTTCCTCTGCTTTGCCTGTAGCT GCCCGAGGAGGCAAGGGTCCGATCTTTGAGGATGGTCCAGGCTTTGAATCGGCATTCAAGCTTTTCCATGGACAGGATGGGATAGTTCCCCTTTCAGGAAGATCATATGTGCATGATGAGAACCGCATTGAAACCACCAATGCCAAGCCTGAACCTGCTCTGCCCTTTAATCCATTGGctgccagagccgccaccataagTCTATCAGGTTTTGGACCATTCGGCTTTAACTTCTTCAATGGCAAGGGCAAAAAGCAGAACAAGAAGCCCAACAATCTAGACCAGTCACAGAAGAAGCCCAGCAAACCGGACCAGAATTCGATGAAA CAGAAAGGAGGCAACCCACCATCACATGAGTCATTGAGTGATGAATGGCTAGAGAACGGGCAGTGCCCACTTGCTCGGTCTTACCGGGCAATGAGTGGTGTTTTGCCCCTTGTCGCCAAGGCTTTACAGCCACCGGCTGGTATGAAGCTGAAGTGCCCGCCTGCTATTGTTGCTGCACGGGCAGCCCTTGCTCGTACGACTCTTGTGAAGTCCCTACGTCCCCAACCCCTTCCTTCAAAGATGGTAGCCATCGCGTTGCTCGGGATGGCAGCAAACGTCCCTCTAGGGGTGTGGCGTGAGCACACAAAGAAGTTCTCCCCTCAGTGGTTTGCAGCCGTCCACGCAGCCGTTCCATTCATCGCAATGCTGAGGAAGTCTGTCAACATGCCCAGGACTGCCATGGTATTCACCATAGCAGCCTCCATCCTTGGGCAGACTATCGGGTCAAGGGCCGAGCGCATCCGCCTGAAGACTCTGGCTGCAAAGAGCACCACCGACCTTGCTGCCACAAATGCTGCCATGTATCCAAACAAGAACTGCGGTTGCAGCGACAGTGAGGGCAAGGCGTGGGATCCCCTTGCGCTGAAGATGCCTGGCTCCGTTTCTGGCAGTGCTCCTGCACCATCCCCTAGCCTGTGTTTCTGA
- the LOC124668428 gene encoding 60S ribosomal protein L22-like produces the protein MVVALGPGRFYGSGLPRPRIFPGDRVDPPAPVTDALLCWAREAHWSMGGLGAKRLRLQGRIEGNLVKLRRTARRDAKARAAGEKPAASLDALGSDDDESDKEEVEAQERALRREVVDEEDSDSSESEDEELVALVTIAAAAKRKRARKLFDEFDQLEGGRKKKQKVAAVTPAKASPKTKSAAPAPAAAAPVKASLKKKVAEAKTSPKRKAAEAPAARRTSPRSKH, from the coding sequence ATGGTGGTCGCGCTCGGCCCCGGCCGGTTCTACGGCAGCGGCCTCCCTCGTCCACGCATCTTCCCCGGCGACCGCGTCGACCCGCCGGCGCCCGTCACCGACGCGCTCCTCTGCTGGGCGCGCGAGGCGCACTGGTCCATGGGCGGCCTCGGCGCCAAGCGCCTCCGCCTGCAGGGCCGCATCGAGGGCAACCTCGTCAAGCTCCGCCGCACCGCGCGCCGCGACGCCAAGGCCCGCGCCGCCGGCGAGAAGCCCGCCGCCTCCCTCGACGCGCTCGGGTCAGACGATGACGAGTCCGACAAGGAGGAGGTCGAGGCCCAGGAGCGGGCCCTCCGGCGGGAggtcgtcgacgaggaggactccgactccAGCGAGTCGGAGGACGAGGAGTTGGTGGCGCTCgtcaccatcgccgccgccgccaagcggAAGCGCGCCAGGAAGCTCTTCGACGAGTTCGACCAGCTGGAGGGAGGcaggaagaagaagcagaaggtcGCGGCCGTCACTCCGGCCAAGGCCTCCCCAAAGACGAAGTCTGCGGCTCCTGCTCCAGCTGCTGCAGCTCCCGTGAAGGCCtcactgaagaagaaggtggctgAAGCTAAGACCTCACCGAAGAGGAAGGCTGCAGAGGCGCCGGCGGCAAGGAGGACCTCGCCCAGGTCCAAGCACTGA
- the LOC124685012 gene encoding uncharacterized protein LOC124685012 isoform X2: MEMLFSSLFCDSASSENFSGHPDVERCPFLRNINGATTFSFSSALPVAARGGKGPIFEDGPGFESAFKLFHGQDGIVPLSGRSYVHDENRIETTNAKPEPALPFNPLAARAATISLSGFGPFGFNFFNGKGKKQNKKPNNLDQSQKKPSKPDQNSMKKGGNPPSHESLSDEWLENGQCPLARSYRAMSGVLPLVAKALQPPAGMKLKCPPAIVAARAALARTTLVKSLRPQPLPSKMVAIALLGMAANVPLGVWREHTKKFSPQWFAAVHAAVPFIAMLRKSVNMPRTAMVFTIAASILGQTIGSRAERIRLKTLAAKSTTDLAATNAAMYPNKNCGCSDSEGKAWDPLALKMPGSVSGSAPAPSPSLCF, from the exons ATGGAAATGCTCTTCAGCAGCCTCTTCTGTGATTCCGCATCGTCGGAGAACTTTTCTGGTCATCCGGATGTTGAGAGATGCCCATTCCTGAGGAACATCAATGGAGCTACAACCTTCTCATTTTCCTCTGCTTTGCCTGTAGCT GCCCGAGGAGGCAAGGGTCCGATCTTTGAGGATGGTCCAGGCTTTGAATCGGCATTCAAGCTTTTCCATGGACAGGATGGGATAGTTCCCCTTTCAGGAAGATCATATGTGCATGATGAGAACCGCATTGAAACCACCAATGCCAAGCCTGAACCTGCTCTGCCCTTTAATCCATTGGctgccagagccgccaccataagTCTATCAGGTTTTGGACCATTCGGCTTTAACTTCTTCAATGGCAAGGGCAAAAAGCAGAACAAGAAGCCCAACAATCTAGACCAGTCACAGAAGAAGCCCAGCAAACCGGACCAGAATTCGATGAAA AAAGGAGGCAACCCACCATCACATGAGTCATTGAGTGATGAATGGCTAGAGAACGGGCAGTGCCCACTTGCTCGGTCTTACCGGGCAATGAGTGGTGTTTTGCCCCTTGTCGCCAAGGCTTTACAGCCACCGGCTGGTATGAAGCTGAAGTGCCCGCCTGCTATTGTTGCTGCACGGGCAGCCCTTGCTCGTACGACTCTTGTGAAGTCCCTACGTCCCCAACCCCTTCCTTCAAAGATGGTAGCCATCGCGTTGCTCGGGATGGCAGCAAACGTCCCTCTAGGGGTGTGGCGTGAGCACACAAAGAAGTTCTCCCCTCAGTGGTTTGCAGCCGTCCACGCAGCCGTTCCATTCATCGCAATGCTGAGGAAGTCTGTCAACATGCCCAGGACTGCCATGGTATTCACCATAGCAGCCTCCATCCTTGGGCAGACTATCGGGTCAAGGGCCGAGCGCATCCGCCTGAAGACTCTGGCTGCAAAGAGCACCACCGACCTTGCTGCCACAAATGCTGCCATGTATCCAAACAAGAACTGCGGTTGCAGCGACAGTGAGGGCAAGGCGTGGGATCCCCTTGCGCTGAAGATGCCTGGCTCCGTTTCTGGCAGTGCTCCTGCACCATCCCCTAGCCTGTGTTTCTGA
- the LOC124704866 gene encoding methionine gamma-lyase-like, translating to MAPVVAAVEPFTLLKCLMPQDDGLGDDNGSTDVDVKPIKAHRRESDPAAALAAVRHEFGEHGGVNMSIEASITFTVMEPDTMRRLFAGELGPERDDLYIYSRHFNPTVLALGRQIAVLEGTEAAYCTASGMAAISCVMMQLVGAGGHVVASRCLYGGTHALLSSFLPRTSGVSTTFVDTDDEAAVRAAVRPGETKVVYVETMSNPTLAVADIPMLARVAHEAGAKLVVDNTFTPLVVSPARLGADVVVHSVSKFISGGADIIAGAICGPASLVNSMMDLQDGALMLLGPTMNAKVASELAGRLPHLPLRMQEHSRRAGEFATRMRRLGLRVTYPGLPDHPHHDRLRTMGNPSYGAGGMLCVDMGTEARANRLMHHLQNSTHFGLMAVSLGYYETLMSCSGNSTSSEIAPDDRARAGISPGLIRVSVGYNGTLEQRWAQFERALALVQQEIPDACADKPCQAV from the exons ATGGCTCCTGTTGTCGCCGCCGTGGAGCCTTTCACCCTCCTCAAGTGCCTGATGCCGCAGGACGACGGCTTGGGCGACGACAACGGAAGCACCGACGTCGACGTGAAGCCGATAAAGGCGCACCGCCGGGAGTCCGacccggcggcggcgttggccgCGGTGCGGCACGAGTTCGGCGAGCATGGCGGCGTGAACATGTCCATCGAGGCGTCGATCACGTTCACGGTGATGGAGCCGGACACCATGCGGCGGCTCTTCGCTGGGGAGCTCGGCCCGGAACGCGACGACCTGTACATCTACAGCCGCCACTTCAACCCGACGGTGCTTGCGCTGGGGCGGCAGATAGCGGTTCTGGAGGGCACCGAGGCCGCCTACTGCACGGCGTCCGGCATGGCGGCCATATCTTGCGTGATGATGCAGCTGGTGGGCGCCGGCGGGCACGTGGTGGCGTCGCGGTGCCTGTACGGCGGCACCCACGCGCTGCTGTCCAGCTTTCTGCCGCGCACGTCAGGGGTGAGCACGACGTTCGTCGACACTGACGACGAGGCGGCCGTGCGCGCAGCTGTGCGGCCCGGGGAGACGAAGGTGGTGTACGTGGAGACGATGTCGAACCCGACGCTGGCCGTTGCGGATATCCCGATGCTGGCACGGGTGGCGCACGAGGCGGGAGCCAAGCTGGTGGTGGACAACACATTCACTCCCCTCGTCGTCTCGCCCGCGCGGCTCGGCGCCGACGTCGTCGTCCACAGCGTCTCCAAGTTCATCAGCGGCGGCGCCGACATCATCGCCG GTGCGATCTGCGGGCCAGCGAGTCTGGTGAATTCGATGATGGACCTGCAGGACGGCGCGCTGATGCTGCTGGGCCCGACGATGAACGCCAAGGTGGCGTCCGAGCTCGCCGGGCGTCTCCCCCACCTGCCGCTGCGGATGCAGGAGCACTCTCGCCGCGCCGGGGAGTTCGCGACCCGGATGCGCCGCCTGGGCCTCCGCGTCACCTACCCTGGCCTCCCCGACCACCCGCACCACGATCGGCTGCGCACCATGGGCAACCCGAGCTACGGCGCCGGCGGGATGCTGTGCGTGGACATGGGCACCGAAGCGCGCGCCAACCGCCTGATGCACCACCTACAGAATTCCACCCATTTCGGCCTCATGGCCGTCAGCCTCGGCTACTACGAGACGCTCATGTCCTGCTCCGGGAACAGCACCAGCAGCGAGATCGCGCCCGACGACCGCGCACGCGCCGGCATCTCTCCAGGCCTCATCCGCGTGTCCGTAGGATACAACGGCACCCTCGAGCAGCGCTGGGCGCAGTTCGAGCGAGCCCTCGCGCTCGTGCAGCAGGAGATCCCCGACGCTTGCGCCGACAAGCCCTGCCAGGCCGTCTGA